The following proteins are encoded in a genomic region of Balneola vulgaris DSM 17893:
- a CDS encoding enoyl-CoA hydratase/isomerase family protein yields the protein MSANGNVELSINNHIGTIEFSHPKGNSLPGAILRKLAQTITEAGKNDDIRVIILKSSGEGAFCAGASFDELIAIKDFDTGKNFFMGFALVLNAMRTCPKLIIVRVHGKTVGGGVGIASAGDYTFAKKGASVKLSELALGIGPFVVGPAVERAIGCSAFSAMAVDATTWYDSSWATNRGLFNQEFDTTEELDNAVNSLAEQLAKSSPEAMQELKMVLWKGTEEWDDLLETRAEVSGRLVLSDYTKNFIKKFKAK from the coding sequence ATGTCAGCGAATGGAAATGTAGAACTGTCGATTAACAATCATATCGGAACTATTGAGTTTTCTCACCCTAAGGGAAACTCATTGCCGGGAGCTATCCTTCGTAAACTAGCCCAAACCATTACCGAAGCCGGTAAGAATGATGACATTCGAGTTATCATCCTGAAAAGCTCAGGGGAAGGCGCTTTTTGTGCGGGTGCATCATTTGATGAACTCATTGCCATCAAAGATTTCGACACAGGTAAAAACTTCTTTATGGGTTTTGCATTGGTATTAAATGCTATGCGAACCTGCCCAAAATTGATCATCGTGCGAGTTCATGGAAAAACCGTAGGTGGTGGAGTGGGTATTGCATCAGCAGGTGATTACACCTTTGCCAAAAAAGGTGCATCAGTTAAACTTAGCGAACTAGCTTTAGGTATCGGACCCTTTGTTGTAGGGCCTGCCGTAGAACGAGCTATTGGCTGTTCAGCCTTCTCAGCTATGGCTGTAGATGCAACTACTTGGTATGATTCTTCATGGGCCACCAATAGAGGATTATTTAACCAAGAATTTGACACTACTGAAGAATTAGACAACGCCGTTAATTCTCTAGCGGAACAGTTAGCGAAAAGTAGTCCTGAAGCAATGCAAGAGCTTAAAATGGTACTTTGGAAAGGTACTGAAGAATGGGATGATTTATTAGAAACACGAGCTGAAGTAAGTGGCCGCTTAGTGTTATCAGATTACACTAAAAACTTCATCAAAAAGTTTAAAGCCAAGTAA
- a CDS encoding two-component regulator propeller domain-containing protein, with product MYKITSFITGIILFNSMILNAQKYDVKIYSVNQGLPVNQVFDVEFDEDGYIWFATAYGMVRSDGSNFESFDKSSGLKDDFVNDLLITSDKTLWLATTGGGVGYFENDGVVYPEALKELYEYQVYFIAEAPNKELWIGTNANKLFKWNTQSESLDTVAINFELNLERIWEIEFTDDGNVWIGGQGGVIIMTPSGEELKSYRYLDRYDNYTAYEIYQAQNGEKWVSTNKGVQIIYPDLSADLITEVDGIEIGSVFSITEDEKNRKWIGRRRAGILVLDESSHFEITKKNGLSGNLIYRFVKDDDGTLWVTTNGNGVTVFKNTIFQIYDDDSAYGSNEVYGSLKSKDGSLWFGNESAITKHVNGTFVKYEIPKEFTTAEIWDIEELPNGNKLLLSPGNPMLEFDGSTFKEFIFNEPMPDRYINDIFIDDNGDILLGGEFGVLRYNGLSFSSTSLSDEYWETYVHGITKDSKGNYWFGTDVGVVLFDGESSIRYGEDSGIKGKSVYEIIEDAKGNIWFGTNKGISVNKKSSETGVPDEIFSFKTDEMYLSETIFLQYDNNGGLWQGTNGGLNYYDLNDYEATGNFNSYHYPLQEFGKGIEFNGGASILDDSGKLWFGTANHGVIAIEGASAEKMKAESPEVFIRDVFANGNSLLQKLDKTSSEANKEALDHNENNIRINFSGVNFKDPHRLRYKYRLRGLEENWVEGFNMNEVNYNNLKHGSYTFEVMSRAPNSDWNINPATYSFEIGKPFWMKTWFFGLVGLMFMGSITAYTKLRLSFLEKNKLQSLVEKQTESLQQALSEKEVLIKEIHHRVKNNLAVISGLLEMQSWSVTEGESKSALDESKLRVAAMAKVHESLYQNDDLARIDFAKFLDDLLAGIVSTLNTGAKDIKVETIAESTQMSINTAIPSGLIVNELVTNSFKHAFANRDSGLIRITFKEDDKNQYLSVYDNGVGAGDDVMERKKSSLGISLISSLANQIKATVRFTNGEGSLFEITIPREEN from the coding sequence GTGTATAAAATAACTAGCTTTATTACGGGGATCATTTTATTCAATTCAATGATCTTGAATGCTCAGAAATATGATGTCAAAATATATTCTGTGAACCAAGGCTTGCCTGTAAATCAAGTTTTTGATGTAGAGTTTGATGAAGATGGATATATCTGGTTTGCTACCGCTTATGGTATGGTTCGTTCTGATGGCTCCAATTTCGAAAGTTTCGATAAAAGCTCGGGCCTAAAAGATGATTTCGTAAACGACCTATTAATTACGTCAGATAAAACACTTTGGCTGGCTACCACAGGAGGTGGGGTCGGTTATTTTGAAAATGATGGGGTGGTTTACCCTGAAGCATTAAAAGAATTATATGAATATCAGGTGTATTTCATTGCTGAAGCGCCCAATAAAGAGTTGTGGATTGGTACCAACGCTAATAAGCTGTTTAAGTGGAACACCCAATCAGAATCATTAGATACCGTAGCGATAAACTTTGAGTTAAATCTAGAACGTATTTGGGAGATTGAATTTACCGATGATGGCAATGTTTGGATAGGAGGGCAAGGCGGCGTGATTATCATGACTCCATCGGGCGAGGAATTAAAAAGCTATCGATATCTGGATCGCTATGATAATTATACGGCATACGAAATTTACCAAGCTCAGAATGGTGAAAAGTGGGTTTCTACTAATAAAGGGGTTCAAATTATTTACCCAGATTTATCTGCTGATTTAATTACTGAAGTTGATGGAATTGAGATTGGTTCTGTGTTCAGCATTACAGAAGATGAGAAAAATCGAAAATGGATTGGTAGAAGAAGGGCAGGAATACTAGTTCTAGATGAAAGCAGTCATTTCGAAATCACAAAAAAGAATGGATTGAGTGGGAATTTAATCTATCGATTTGTAAAAGATGACGACGGAACCCTTTGGGTAACTACAAATGGAAATGGTGTTACTGTATTTAAAAACACAATTTTTCAGATCTATGATGATGATAGCGCATATGGTTCGAATGAAGTATATGGCAGCCTAAAATCTAAAGATGGTAGCTTGTGGTTTGGGAATGAGTCTGCAATTACCAAACATGTGAATGGCACTTTTGTGAAATATGAGATTCCCAAAGAATTTACCACTGCAGAAATCTGGGATATTGAAGAATTACCGAATGGTAATAAACTACTCCTTTCCCCAGGAAACCCCATGCTAGAATTTGATGGGTCTACTTTTAAAGAATTCATATTTAATGAACCAATGCCCGATCGGTACATCAATGATATCTTTATTGATGACAATGGGGATATACTCTTAGGGGGCGAATTTGGTGTATTGAGGTACAATGGGCTTAGCTTTTCATCCACCTCTCTCTCAGATGAGTACTGGGAAACATACGTACATGGTATTACCAAAGATAGTAAAGGGAATTACTGGTTTGGCACCGATGTAGGTGTAGTACTATTTGATGGGGAATCGAGTATTCGATACGGCGAGGATAGTGGAATAAAAGGAAAAAGTGTATATGAAATAATAGAAGACGCTAAAGGGAATATCTGGTTTGGTACGAATAAAGGAATCTCAGTAAATAAAAAATCTTCCGAAACGGGTGTACCTGATGAGATATTCAGTTTTAAAACGGATGAAATGTATCTCTCTGAAACCATTTTCCTTCAATATGACAATAATGGAGGGCTATGGCAGGGCACGAATGGCGGTTTAAATTATTATGATTTAAATGATTATGAAGCTACTGGGAACTTTAATAGCTATCATTATCCCTTACAAGAGTTTGGAAAAGGTATTGAGTTTAATGGTGGTGCAAGTATTCTAGATGACTCTGGTAAACTATGGTTTGGTACTGCAAATCATGGAGTAATAGCTATTGAAGGGGCTTCGGCAGAAAAAATGAAAGCTGAATCACCAGAGGTATTCATTCGTGATGTTTTTGCAAACGGAAACTCACTATTGCAAAAGCTCGATAAAACTAGTTCTGAAGCAAATAAGGAAGCCTTAGATCATAATGAAAATAATATCCGCATCAATTTTAGTGGGGTAAACTTCAAAGATCCACATAGACTTCGTTATAAATATAGATTACGCGGATTAGAGGAAAACTGGGTAGAAGGCTTCAATATGAATGAAGTGAACTATAACAACCTAAAACATGGAAGTTATACTTTTGAAGTGATGTCGAGGGCACCAAACTCTGATTGGAATATAAATCCCGCTACGTATTCTTTTGAAATAGGGAAACCGTTCTGGATGAAAACATGGTTCTTCGGCTTAGTAGGATTAATGTTTATGGGATCGATAACGGCCTACACTAAATTGCGTTTAAGTTTCTTAGAGAAAAATAAGCTGCAATCGTTAGTGGAAAAGCAAACAGAGAGCTTACAACAAGCATTATCTGAAAAAGAAGTGCTTATAAAAGAAATTCATCACCGAGTGAAGAATAACTTAGCGGTAATTTCTGGACTATTAGAAATGCAGAGTTGGTCGGTTACTGAAGGTGAATCGAAGAGTGCCCTTGATGAATCGAAATTACGCGTGGCTGCAATGGCAAAAGTGCACGAGAGCCTTTATCAAAATGATGATCTAGCACGTATTGATTTCGCGAAGTTCTTGGACGATTTATTAGCAGGAATCGTATCAACTTTAAATACGGGTGCAAAGGATATTAAAGTTGAAACCATTGCAGAATCTACTCAGATGAGTATCAATACAGCAATTCCGAGTGGTTTAATTGTGAATGAATTGGTTACTAATAGTTTTAAACATGCTTTTGCAAATCGAGACTCCGGACTAATTAGAATCACTTTTAAGGAAGATGATAAGAACCAATACCTATCGGTTTACGATAACGGCGTTGGCGCTGGAGATGATGTAATGGAGCGCAAGAAAAGCTCGTTGGGAATCAGTCTGATTAGCTCATTAGCCAATCAAATTAAAGCAACTGTAAGGTTCACAAATGGAGAGGGATCGCTATTTGAAATAACGATCCCTAGAGAAGAAAATTAA
- a CDS encoding DMT family transporter, with protein sequence MAATGVILFSSKAVLVKLAYQFQIDELALLLLRMTFALPFYLGVWIYNRKQWHRNPVSKTDLLYILGIGFVGYYLASYLDFKGLVLISASLERLILFIYPTLVLLLSALLLKKPITLKQVSAILVTYLGLFVIFWDSNGITDAPKADLITGSLLIFGCAFTYALYLVGSNFLVDRVGSVRLTTYSLIVSCVAVCIHYSLTEQISLFSYPWQVYVLGFCMALFATVIPSFLIVESIRTLGASNVSIIGSLGPISTITLSIIFLNESLTGLQTMGALIIIMGVAIVSRTK encoded by the coding sequence ATGGCTGCAACAGGAGTTATTCTATTTTCATCAAAAGCGGTTCTTGTAAAGTTAGCCTATCAATTCCAGATTGATGAATTGGCCTTACTACTCTTAAGAATGACCTTCGCCCTTCCTTTTTATCTTGGGGTTTGGATCTATAATCGAAAGCAATGGCATCGTAACCCTGTCTCAAAAACAGATCTTTTATACATACTCGGAATAGGATTTGTGGGTTACTACCTAGCAAGCTATTTAGATTTTAAGGGTCTAGTTTTGATTAGCGCTAGTTTGGAACGCCTTATTCTATTTATTTATCCTACCCTTGTACTTTTGTTAAGTGCCTTGTTGCTCAAAAAGCCCATCACACTTAAGCAAGTATCCGCAATTCTTGTAACCTATTTAGGGCTCTTTGTCATTTTCTGGGACTCAAACGGTATCACTGATGCACCAAAAGCTGATTTAATAACAGGCTCTCTGTTAATATTTGGATGTGCTTTTACCTACGCCTTATATCTTGTTGGAAGTAACTTCTTAGTAGATAGAGTTGGAAGCGTTCGTCTCACTACTTATTCATTAATAGTTTCGTGCGTTGCCGTTTGTATTCACTACTCATTAACCGAACAAATTTCACTCTTTAGTTATCCCTGGCAAGTATATGTACTTGGTTTCTGCATGGCATTATTTGCAACCGTGATTCCTTCTTTTTTGATTGTTGAATCTATTCGTACTCTGGGGGCTTCAAATGTATCCATCATTGGTAGCTTAGGACCTATTTCAACTATTACATTATCTATTATATTCTTGAATGAATCTCTTACAGGCCTTCAAACAATGGGTGCTCTTATCATCATAATGGGAGTAGCGATAGTAAGCCGAACAAAATGA
- a CDS encoding DNA alkylation repair protein, with protein sequence MSSKQMINDILQLGNADIAEHSKRFFKTGLGEYGEGDKFVGIRVPPLRKIAKKYKYLPLEEVSHVIQSEYHEIRLAAVMLLVYRIERADNLVLEEVVDFYLKHLEYVNNWDLVDSSCHQILGRYLIEKEKDLLFHFAHSPNIWERKIAMITCYYFIKRNSYSTALEIATLLLHDSHDLIHKAVGWMLREIGKLDLDIELEFLDKHFRDMPRTMLRYAIEKFEEPLRLKYLHG encoded by the coding sequence ATGAGTAGTAAGCAAATGATTAACGATATACTTCAGCTTGGTAATGCAGACATTGCTGAACACTCAAAAAGGTTTTTTAAAACCGGCCTGGGTGAATATGGAGAAGGGGATAAGTTTGTAGGCATTCGAGTACCACCACTTCGAAAAATTGCCAAAAAATATAAGTATCTGCCCTTAGAGGAAGTAAGTCATGTTATCCAAAGTGAATACCATGAGATTCGTTTAGCAGCTGTTATGTTATTAGTGTACAGAATTGAACGTGCTGACAATCTTGTGTTGGAAGAAGTGGTTGACTTCTATTTAAAGCATCTTGAATACGTAAATAATTGGGATCTGGTAGATAGTTCTTGTCATCAAATACTGGGGCGATATTTAATCGAAAAAGAAAAAGACCTGCTGTTCCATTTTGCGCATTCACCCAACATTTGGGAACGAAAAATTGCTATGATTACCTGTTATTACTTTATCAAAAGGAATTCATATTCAACGGCCCTAGAAATTGCTACCCTCCTACTGCACGATTCCCACGATTTAATACATAAAGCCGTTGGTTGGATGTTGCGTGAAATCGGTAAACTTGATTTAGATATAGAGCTGGAGTTCTTAGATAAGCATTTCAGAGATATGCCCCGAACTATGTTACGCTATGCCATCGAGAAATTTGAGGAACCACTTCGGCTCAAATACTTACATGGCTAG
- a CDS encoding sensor histidine kinase, with protein MNLGRKIISSFILLSILLIGIGVIWEIYYSKNTNKQFNESRSASSVVQHTNEMEVNLYQTLIYLSAIRDLSKTESTQEDIQELPTQEGPRNRFELSLAQYDRAYMQLEQEISNSQLLLSQVYELDKRVDLYRSLSEEWLTLVDEENIQSDIVFLSSLEPYFINNILPKFDQIRKIAIDQQSLRINDLNQQLKRGRILNRIATLFILMLGLLIAFYLYRSIARPLRKLIDSVNEFGRGNLEQRIKVKSDDEIAQVANAFNAMAENLQRQTISTEYLDNVLESISEGIFVTDISGKVTRVNGAGANMLKLPKESILDRSITEFFIVEEKKPENERDGLKEYRLITDEKGEIPILFSAAELKLNETKRGTVFVVTNITELKEAEEDIKKSLVEKGLMLAEIHHRVKNNLAVVSGLLQLQVSQSKSEDVTKALSDSQHRIQSIALVHEKLYSNESLAYIEYDKYIEDLVKTIRSTYVSKEKEIQVETNLEPISLNINQAIPSSLLINEILVNCFKHAFSNQEKGNIHIQIQEEKSTVEVTITDDGKGIDINDFNDSESLGVTLIKTLTSQLMGTYTLEPREDKPGTIFKVSFRKEI; from the coding sequence TTGAATCTGGGAAGAAAGATAATATCTAGCTTTATCCTGCTATCTATCTTACTAATTGGTATTGGTGTTATTTGGGAAATCTATTATTCCAAAAATACCAATAAGCAATTTAATGAAAGTAGGTCGGCTTCATCTGTTGTTCAGCATACGAATGAGATGGAAGTAAATCTGTATCAAACACTTATTTATTTAAGTGCTATTAGAGATTTATCTAAAACAGAATCAACACAAGAAGATATTCAAGAGCTTCCTACTCAGGAAGGACCGAGAAATCGATTTGAGTTAAGCTTAGCTCAATACGATCGAGCCTATATGCAACTCGAGCAAGAAATATCCAATAGCCAGTTGTTACTGTCTCAAGTTTATGAGCTAGATAAAAGGGTAGACCTATACCGTTCACTTTCTGAAGAGTGGCTCACATTAGTAGATGAAGAGAATATTCAATCTGATATCGTATTCCTTTCTTCATTAGAACCCTACTTCATAAATAATATCCTGCCCAAGTTCGATCAAATTCGAAAAATAGCGATCGACCAACAGTCGCTTCGAATTAACGACCTCAACCAGCAATTGAAAAGAGGACGTATCCTAAATAGGATTGCCACGCTTTTTATCCTAATGCTAGGCCTCTTAATAGCATTCTATCTATATAGATCGATTGCACGTCCACTTAGGAAGTTAATTGACTCAGTAAATGAGTTTGGTAGAGGGAATTTAGAGCAGAGAATCAAAGTAAAGTCTGATGATGAAATAGCTCAAGTGGCTAATGCATTTAACGCAATGGCTGAGAACTTACAAAGGCAAACTATATCAACGGAATACCTAGATAATGTATTAGAGTCAATTTCAGAGGGTATTTTTGTAACGGATATTTCAGGTAAAGTAACAAGAGTTAACGGAGCGGGCGCAAATATGCTTAAGCTGCCAAAGGAATCTATTTTAGATCGCTCTATTACTGAATTCTTTATAGTTGAAGAGAAAAAGCCTGAAAACGAACGAGATGGGCTAAAAGAATATAGATTGATAACGGATGAGAAAGGGGAAATACCTATACTTTTCTCAGCGGCAGAATTGAAGCTGAATGAGACTAAACGAGGAACAGTATTTGTTGTTACCAACATTACAGAACTCAAAGAGGCTGAAGAGGATATTAAGAAGTCGCTGGTGGAAAAAGGCCTCATGCTTGCTGAAATTCACCACCGAGTTAAAAATAATTTGGCAGTAGTATCCGGTTTGTTACAGCTGCAAGTGTCACAAAGTAAGAGTGAAGATGTTACTAAGGCACTTTCTGATAGTCAGCATAGAATTCAGTCTATCGCCTTGGTACACGAGAAGCTGTATAGTAATGAGTCGCTAGCGTATATAGAGTACGATAAATACATCGAAGACTTGGTGAAAACCATTCGTTCAACATATGTATCAAAGGAAAAAGAGATACAAGTTGAAACCAATTTGGAGCCGATTTCACTAAATATAAATCAAGCGATTCCAAGCTCTTTATTAATCAATGAAATTCTGGTTAATTGTTTTAAACATGCGTTTTCAAACCAAGAGAAAGGGAATATTCATATTCAAATTCAAGAAGAGAAAAGCACGGTTGAGGTAACCATTACGGATGATGGGAAAGGAATTGATATCAATGATTTTAATGATTCAGAATCGTTAGGTGTTACATTGATTAAGACGCTCACTAGCCAGCTAATGGGAACTTATACACTTGAACCACGAGAAGATAAGCCGGGCACTATTTTTAAAGTGAGTTTCCGAAAAGAAATTTAA
- a CDS encoding alpha-ketoacid dehydrogenase subunit alpha/beta: MAKKKKTSNDELNVDWKDVARLMLTSRAMDEKEENELVPQKKVLYQFSARGHELGQILLGKHLTNKHDAASAYYRSRPLLLSIGLDLEDAMAAPMGKSGSYSDGRDIGVVCNKPDADAPKVLPMAGDVGSQYTPAIGWAQAIEYRRNVLKQKEYEGAIAVILGGDGSVATNGFWSALTIATTQNLPVLFYIEDNGYGISVTSEFQTPGGVITDNLRSFKNLRILEGDGTDPEEAAKLMEEAVTLVRERKGPTMIRLKVPRLNGHSYQDNQAYKPEDFVKEEMKRDPLVKLKEYLVPNKITKRSWTTMENKAKKVIKETAEAALNRPSPDTSTIKKHAFADDLQTIGGLAVEGHEFPESSEEPKPEKQRINIVEAIRRTLAYELETNKKLLVFGEDVGLKGGVHAATMDLQSKYGEERVFDTSLSEEGIIGRAVGMAYAGLMPVAEIQFRKYADPATEQLNNCGTVRWRTANRFAAPIVVRMPGGFAKCGDPWHSMSNEVFFTHAIGWQVAMPSNAEDAVGLLRTAMRSNNPTMFFEHRNLLDAKYARKPYPGDDFVVPFGKAKYLKKGSDVTIITWGAMCERSEQAVEELGVSADVIDLRTLMPWDKDACLESVKKTNRCLIVHEDNQTAGFGAEIAAFLTKEAFQYLDAPIERLTMPDIPVPYNVDLMESVLPNVQSIKEKLELLSNY, translated from the coding sequence ATGGCTAAAAAGAAGAAGACCTCCAACGACGAGCTAAATGTAGATTGGAAAGATGTAGCACGATTAATGCTAACTTCCCGAGCTATGGATGAGAAAGAAGAAAATGAGTTAGTACCTCAAAAAAAGGTGCTTTATCAATTCTCAGCTCGTGGACATGAGTTAGGACAAATTTTATTGGGTAAACATCTTACAAATAAGCATGATGCTGCAAGTGCTTATTACCGTTCACGTCCGTTGTTATTATCGATTGGTCTAGATCTTGAAGATGCTATGGCTGCACCTATGGGAAAGTCGGGTAGTTACAGTGATGGTAGAGATATCGGTGTAGTATGTAATAAGCCTGACGCAGATGCTCCCAAAGTATTGCCAATGGCCGGTGATGTAGGTTCTCAATACACGCCAGCTATCGGTTGGGCTCAAGCTATTGAGTATCGCAGAAACGTATTAAAGCAAAAAGAATATGAAGGTGCGATTGCAGTAATCTTAGGTGGTGATGGTTCGGTTGCAACCAATGGTTTTTGGTCGGCACTTACTATAGCTACTACTCAAAACTTACCAGTATTATTCTACATTGAAGATAACGGATATGGTATTTCGGTAACGAGCGAGTTTCAAACGCCGGGTGGGGTAATCACTGATAACCTCCGTTCATTTAAAAATCTCCGAATTTTAGAAGGTGATGGTACCGATCCTGAAGAAGCGGCTAAGCTGATGGAAGAAGCTGTTACTTTAGTACGTGAGCGAAAAGGACCTACTATGATTCGCTTAAAAGTGCCAAGATTAAACGGCCACTCGTACCAAGATAATCAGGCGTATAAGCCGGAAGATTTTGTTAAGGAAGAAATGAAGCGAGATCCTTTAGTGAAGCTGAAGGAATATCTAGTGCCGAATAAAATCACTAAGCGTTCATGGACAACCATGGAGAACAAAGCTAAAAAAGTGATTAAAGAAACGGCAGAAGCGGCTTTAAATAGACCTTCCCCTGACACATCAACGATTAAGAAGCATGCTTTTGCAGATGATTTGCAAACCATTGGTGGTTTAGCTGTTGAAGGCCATGAATTTCCTGAAAGCAGTGAAGAGCCTAAGCCTGAAAAACAACGAATCAATATCGTTGAAGCTATTCGTAGAACTTTAGCATATGAGTTAGAAACGAATAAAAAGCTATTGGTATTCGGAGAAGATGTAGGTCTAAAAGGTGGTGTTCATGCAGCAACCATGGATCTTCAATCTAAATATGGTGAAGAACGTGTATTTGATACCTCTCTATCTGAAGAAGGTATTATTGGTAGAGCTGTAGGTATGGCCTATGCAGGTTTGATGCCGGTTGCTGAGATTCAGTTTAGAAAGTATGCAGATCCAGCAACCGAGCAGTTAAATAACTGTGGTACTGTTAGATGGAGAACGGCCAACCGATTTGCGGCTCCTATAGTTGTTCGTATGCCAGGTGGATTTGCAAAATGTGGAGATCCTTGGCACAGTATGAGTAACGAAGTGTTTTTTACTCATGCCATTGGTTGGCAAGTAGCTATGCCGAGTAATGCTGAAGATGCCGTAGGTTTATTAAGAACTGCGATGCGTTCGAATAACCCAACCATGTTTTTCGAGCATAGAAATTTATTAGATGCTAAATACGCCAGAAAACCATATCCAGGCGATGACTTTGTCGTTCCTTTTGGGAAGGCTAAGTACCTGAAAAAAGGTTCTGATGTTACCATCATTACTTGGGGAGCGATGTGCGAGCGTAGTGAGCAAGCTGTAGAAGAATTAGGTGTATCTGCAGATGTAATCGATCTTCGAACATTAATGCCTTGGGATAAGGATGCATGCTTGGAGTCTGTTAAAAAGACCAACCGATGTCTTATTGTTCATGAAGATAATCAGACAGCAGGTTTTGGTGCTGAGATAGCAGCATTCCTTACGAAAGAAGCATTCCAATATTTAGATGCTCCTATCGAAAGGTTAACAATGCCTGATATTCCTGTTCCATATAATGTAGACTTAATGGAGTCGGTATTACCGAACGTACAATCAATTAAGGAAAAACTAGAATTGCTGAGTAACTACTAA
- the hisC gene encoding histidinol-phosphate transaminase, with translation MTDSKSSPLVPKNIEDLNRYVAGKTIAEVQDAYQPAMIAKLASNENRLGFSSHVQPAIEKALQVIQDYPDPLATKLRVAIAKKNGVDVDNVIVTAGSESLISMLCRTFFLNKQNVVTADATFVGFFVQAGVRGVHVKKIPVTSEYKYDAKAIVNAIDDQTKMVYIANPNNPTGTYLDKKEYEWLINNIPEHVLIIADEAYYEFAKDVADYPQALEYRRDNIIVLRTFSKAYGLAGFRVGYAIARKEIIDNLLKTKLTFEPTALGQAAALAAYADEDFLNRSIEVVKKGKERLYAFFDEHNVQYAPSISNSVLMILPTEEKAINFTQLMLEKGVILRRVNAFGLPKCVRITIGVEKEMDHFENSFKEVINRI, from the coding sequence ATGACCGATTCGAAAAGTTCTCCGTTGGTTCCTAAAAATATTGAAGATTTAAACCGATATGTAGCTGGTAAAACCATAGCTGAAGTTCAAGATGCATATCAACCCGCAATGATTGCAAAGCTGGCTTCCAATGAAAATAGACTTGGGTTTAGTTCACATGTACAGCCGGCCATAGAGAAAGCCCTTCAGGTTATTCAAGATTATCCAGATCCACTAGCAACTAAGCTTAGAGTAGCTATTGCCAAGAAAAATGGAGTGGATGTTGATAATGTGATCGTTACGGCTGGCTCAGAGAGTTTAATCTCAATGCTATGCAGAACCTTCTTTTTGAATAAACAGAATGTAGTTACGGCGGATGCTACTTTTGTTGGGTTTTTTGTTCAAGCAGGAGTACGTGGGGTTCATGTAAAGAAGATTCCAGTGACCTCGGAATATAAGTATGATGCTAAAGCCATCGTAAACGCGATTGACGACCAGACCAAGATGGTATACATCGCGAACCCGAATAACCCAACGGGTACGTATTTAGATAAGAAAGAATATGAATGGCTCATCAATAACATTCCAGAGCATGTTTTGATTATTGCAGATGAGGCATATTACGAGTTTGCAAAGGATGTAGCAGACTACCCACAAGCTCTTGAGTATAGACGTGATAACATTATTGTGCTTCGTACTTTTTCTAAAGCATACGGGTTAGCAGGTTTTAGAGTGGGTTATGCTATCGCTAGAAAAGAAATCATAGACAATTTGTTAAAAACGAAGCTTACGTTTGAGCCCACGGCATTAGGGCAAGCTGCAGCTCTGGCGGCGTATGCTGATGAAGACTTTTTAAACCGAAGTATTGAAGTGGTTAAGAAAGGCAAAGAGCGTTTGTATGCCTTTTTTGATGAACATAATGTTCAATATGCGCCATCCATTTCGAATTCAGTATTAATGATTTTACCAACCGAAGAAAAGGCGATTAACTTCACACAGTTAATGCTTGAAAAAGGTGTTATTTTAAGAAGGGTGAATGCCTTTGGCCTCCCGAAATGTGTACGCATTACCATTGGCGTAGAAAAAGAAATGGATCACTTTGAAAATTCTTTCAAAGAAGTGATTAATAGAATTTAG